From one Culex quinquefasciatus strain JHB chromosome 3, VPISU_Cqui_1.0_pri_paternal, whole genome shotgun sequence genomic stretch:
- the LOC6036832 gene encoding uncharacterized protein LOC6036832: MVKSTLLFCLIVVIWPPQITTLQSMTFQLERVEQIGGQGLSDWQIRVRKFNRTTYSLNGTAILLQDLDDSYEVGVNYAYSSLGNNQFNEYPMKLPRKKVCRYMVEEYREYQHVWIGSSNTPQVDKGARVFCPFPKGTYWVRDMAPEADWIPPVVPTGLWRMTVGVWRGGDAPVSQLVFYFRLTRKLMT; encoded by the exons ATGGTAAAGTCAACACTGCTCTTCTGCTTGATCGTTGTCATTTGGCCTCCGCAAATCACAACCCTGCAGTCGATGACCTTCCAGCTGGAACGAGTTGAACAAATCGGTGGCCAAGGTTTGTCCGACTGGCAAATCCGCGTCCGAAAGTTTAACCGGACCACCTACAGTCTGAACGGAACGGCTATCCTGCTGCAGGACTTGGACGATTCTTACGAG GTGGGCGTCAATTACGCGTACAGCTCACTTGGGAACAACCAGTTCAACGAATACCCGATGAAGCTGCCGCGGAAGAAGGTCTGCCGGTACATGGTTGAGGAATATCGCGAGTATCAGCACGTCTGGATCGGTTCCTCCAACACGCCGCAGGTCGATAAAGGTGCTCGGGTGTTTTGTCCGTTTCCCAAGGGAACGTACTGGGTGCGGGATATGGCCCCGGAAGCTGACTGGATTCCGCCGGTTGTGCCCACAGGGCTGTGGCGGATGACGGTTGGGGTTTGGAGAGGGGGGGATGCTCCGGTGTCTCAACTTGTGTTCTATTTTAGGCTTACTAGAAAGCTGATGACATGA
- the LOC6036833 gene encoding protein hairy yields the protein MVTGIGTAAQQVGTMPTTLQMPPAEQPVKRASDNRRSNKPIMEKRRRARINNCLNDLKTLILDAMKKDPARHSKLEKADILEMTVKHLENLQRQQTAMSQATDPNVMNKFKAGFSECAQEVNRFPDIDPVTRRRLLAHLSNCINGVKNEMPKPRQSAVQVHILPSPPSSPEQDHNSQVPHPAQINAIQTGNGGIFFTNNVGSSVHLIPTKLPNGSIAYVLPAASAPVPMLVPIPSRTASTGSASSSHSSASSYDRVPREHATSPYYAPPSPANSNYEPMDCQSSVSSQDQSQQQQYLHPQRFQQTPSQAPRSYSPDSPLSLVVKKEQNLSAQDKPASPAAAWRPW from the exons ATGGTTACCGGAATTGGAACCGCAGCCCAGCAGGTTGGCACCATGCCGACCACCTTGCAGATGCCCCCGGCTGAACAGCCGGTCAAGCGAGCATCCGACAATCGCAGA AGTAACAAACCAATCATGGAAAAACGTCGCCGTGCTCGGATCAACAACTGCCTGAACGATCTGAAGACCCTGATTCTGGATGCCATGAAGAAAGAC CCAGCTCGTCACTCAAAGCTTGAGAAGGCAGACATTCTGGAGATGACGGTGAAGCACTTGGAGAATCTGCAGCGCCAACAGACCGCCATGTCCCAGGCGACGGATCCGAACGTGATGAACAAGTTCAAAGCTGGCTTCAGCGAGTGCGCCCAGGAGGTCAACCGGTTCCCGGACATCGATCCGGTGACCCGGCGCCGACTCCTCGCACATCTGAGCAACTGCATCAACGGTGTAAAGAACGAGATGCCCAAGCCTCGCCAGTCTGCGGTGCAAGTTCACATCCTGCCTTCGCCGCCAAGCTCGCCCGAACAGGACCACAACTCGCAGGTTCCTCACCCCGCCCAGATCAACGCCATCCAGACCGGCAACGGAGGAATCTTCTTCACCAACAACGTCGGCTCCAGCGTTCACCTGATTCCGACGAAGCTTCCGAACGGCAGCATTGCGTACGTGCTTCCAGCCGCTTCCGCCCCAGTCCCAATGCTGGTGCCAATCCCAAGCCGTACCGCCTCTACCGGATCTGCATCGTCCAGCCATTCGTCGGCTTCCAGCTACGACCGCGTTCCACGGGAGCACGCCACCTCGCCATACTACGCCCCTCCCAGCCCGGCCAACTCCAACTACGAGCCCATGGACTGCCAGTCCTCGGTTTCGTCTCAGGACCAATCTCAGCAACAGCAGTACCTCCACCCCCAACGCTTCCAGCAGACCCCTTCCCAAGCCCCACGATCCTACAGCCCGGACAGCCCACTGTCCCTGGTCGTGAAGAAGGAGCAGAACCTCAGCGCTCAGGACAAGCCAGCCTCGCCTGCCGCCGCGTGGCGACCGTGGTAA